The following are encoded in a window of Bos indicus isolate NIAB-ARS_2022 breed Sahiwal x Tharparkar chromosome 7, NIAB-ARS_B.indTharparkar_mat_pri_1.0, whole genome shotgun sequence genomic DNA:
- the IZUMO4 gene encoding izumo sperm-egg fusion protein 4 isoform X2 has translation MALLLCLGLTAALARGCLHCHGNFSDKFSFYRHHVNLKSWWVGDIPVSGSLLSDWSQDTMKELHLAIPAEITREKLNQVANAVYQRMDQLYQGKMYFPGYFPNELRAIFREQVHLIQNAIIESRIDCQRHCGIFQYETISCTNCTDSHVVCFGYNCESSAQWEKAVQGLLQYILISPSFTCLEPPHLANLTLENASECLTQH, from the exons ATGGCCCTGCTGCTGTGCCTGGGCCTGACAGCAGCGCTGGCCCGCGGCTGCTTGCACTGCCATGGTAACTTCTCGGATAAGTTTTCCTTCTACCGCCATCACGTGAACCTCAAGTCCTGGTGGGTGGGCGACATCCCCGTGTCGGGCTCTCTGCTGAGCGACTGGAGCCAGGACACAATGAAGGAGCTGCACCTGGCCATCCCTGCGGAGATCA CCCGGGAGAAGCTGAACCAAGTGGCGAACGCCGTGTACCAGAGGATGGATCAACTGTACCAGGGAAAGATGTACTTCCCGG GGTATTTCCCCAACGAGCTGCGAGCTATCTTCCGGGAGCAGGTGCACCTCATCCAGAATGCCATCATCGAAA GCCGCATCGACTGTCAGCGTCACTGTG GCATCTTCCAGTACGAGACTATCTCCTGCACCAACTGCACGGATTCGCACGTCGTCTGCTTTGGCTACAACTGCGA GTCGTCAGCGCAGTGGGAGAAAGCAGTGCAGGGCCTCCTCCAGTACAT CTTGATATCACCAAGCTTCACATGTCTGGAGCCCCCACACCTGGCCAACCTGACTCTGGAAAACGCCTCCGAGTGCCTGACACAGCACTGA
- the IZUMO4 gene encoding izumo sperm-egg fusion protein 4 isoform X1 yields the protein MALLLCLGLTAALARGCLHCHGNFSDKFSFYRHHVNLKSWWVGDIPVSGSLLSDWSQDTMKELHLAIPAEITREKLNQVANAVYQRMDQLYQGKMYFPGYFPNELRAIFREQVHLIQNAIIESRIDCQRHCGIFQYETISCTNCTDSHVVCFGYNCESSAQWEKAVQGLLQYINKWHKMDTNTSLISPSFTCLEPPHLANLTLENASECLTQH from the exons ATGGCCCTGCTGCTGTGCCTGGGCCTGACAGCAGCGCTGGCCCGCGGCTGCTTGCACTGCCATGGTAACTTCTCGGATAAGTTTTCCTTCTACCGCCATCACGTGAACCTCAAGTCCTGGTGGGTGGGCGACATCCCCGTGTCGGGCTCTCTGCTGAGCGACTGGAGCCAGGACACAATGAAGGAGCTGCACCTGGCCATCCCTGCGGAGATCA CCCGGGAGAAGCTGAACCAAGTGGCGAACGCCGTGTACCAGAGGATGGATCAACTGTACCAGGGAAAGATGTACTTCCCGG GGTATTTCCCCAACGAGCTGCGAGCTATCTTCCGGGAGCAGGTGCACCTCATCCAGAATGCCATCATCGAAA GCCGCATCGACTGTCAGCGTCACTGTG GCATCTTCCAGTACGAGACTATCTCCTGCACCAACTGCACGGATTCGCACGTCGTCTGCTTTGGCTACAACTGCGA GTCGTCAGCGCAGTGGGAGAAAGCAGTGCAGGGCCTCCTCCAGTACAT AAATAAGTGGCACAA AATGGACACCAATACAAG CTTGATATCACCAAGCTTCACATGTCTGGAGCCCCCACACCTGGCCAACCTGACTCTGGAAAACGCCTCCGAGTGCCTGACACAGCACTGA